Within Sorangiineae bacterium MSr11367, the genomic segment CTCGTCGAGACGGTGACCCTGTTTCGCGGAATCGTCGATGCCCTTTCGGTCGCGCACCGCCACGGGATCGTGCACCGCGACCTCAAGCCCGAGAATATCTTTCTTCGAGGCGGACGGGCGGAGCGCGTGTCGCTCCTCGACTTCGGCGTGGCACGTCTGATTTCGTCCGAACTCACGTCGAGCGGACTGGCATTGGGGACGCCGCTGTACATGGCGCCGGAGCAGGCGCGCGGGGAAACGATCGGTCCGAGTGCGGACGTGTTCGCACTCGGGTGCGTGATGTTCCAATGCCTGACCGGGCGGGTGCTCTTCGAGGGATCGCATCCCACAGTCGTCATGGCGGGCATCTTGCTCAATGAGGCCCCGGCCTTGTGCTCGGTGCGGCCGTCGATGCCGAAGGACCTGGAAATGCTGCTCGCGCGGATGCTTGCCAAGGATCCGCAGCAGCGTCCCAAGGATGCGAGCGCGCTGCTCGAGGCGCTGAACCAGCTCGCGCCCACGTCGGACGAACCTGCGCCCGACCGTGCCTCCGCGCCGGCCGTCCCCTTGTCGAACGAGCAACAACTCGTGAGCATCATCTTGTCGCTCGCGCCCGCGCCCGCCGAGGGCAAGGCGTTTCACCCGCCCCTCGCCGATGCGCTGCGCAGCCGCTTCGGTGCGCGCGTCGAAGAGCTGGTGGACGGCTCGATGATTGCGACGCTCGCGCAGACGGAAAGCATGACGGCGACCGACCAAGCCGTGCAAGCGGCGCGGTGCGCCCTCTTTCTGCGCGAAGAGTCTCCGTTGCAGCGCATCGTCCTCACGACGGGACGGGGGATCGTGGGCGAGCATCTGCCGGGCGGCGAGGTCATGGACCGCGCGAGCGAGTTGGTCCGCCGCTCGCAATCGTCCGCACCGCCTTCCACGGGCGGCATCTGGGTCGACGACATCACGGCGCAACTGCTCGATGCGCGCTTTCGAACGAGCCGAACGGAATCGGGGGTTTGCCTGCTGCGGGCGGAGCGAACGACCGAGGAAAATCGGCTGCTGCTCGGAAAGCCGACGCCGTGCATCGGTCGCCATCGGGAGCTCGCGCAGCTGCAGATGCTCCTGGCGGAATGCTGCGAGGACTCCGTCGCCCGCCTCGCGGTGGTGCTGGCGCCGCCGGGGATCGGCAAATCGCACCTGCGCCGCGAATTCGTCCGGCACGTGCAGCAGGATCCGGCGAGGACCGTCGAGGTGTGGCTCGGACGAAGCGATCCGACGCGTGCGGGTGCGCCGTACGGCTTGCTCTGGGATGCCTTGCGAAGGCTCATCGATGTCCACGACGGCGGGGAGCTCACCGCGCAACGAAGCCGGCTCCGCGAGCGGGTGCGGCGCCACGTGCCTGCGGGCGAGGCGCAGTTCGTCACCGAGTTCCTCGGGGAGCTCTGTCGGATCCCCTTCCCGTCGGAGACCAGCCCGAAACTTCGAACCGCGCGCACCCAGTCGGGCACCATGGCCGATCAGGTGAGCGAGGCCTTCGTCGCCTTCGTGCGCGCGGAGTCGGCCGCACACCCGGTGCTGCTCGTGCTCGAGGACCTTCATTGGGGCGACGGCCTCACGGTGCGCCTCGTCGACGACATGCTGCGCGAGTGCAGCGATCGGCCCGTCATGGTGTTGGCCCTCGCGCGCCCCGAGGTCGAAGCGCACCATCCGAAGCTCTGGGCCGAACGCAAACGCGAGGATCTCCGGCTCGACGGGCTGACGAAAAAGGCGAGCACGCAGCTGGTCACCCGGGTCCTCGGCACACGGGTCTCCCCCGACGTCGTGGAGCGCATCGTCGAGCAGGCGGGTGGCAATGCGCTCTTTCTGGAGGAGCTGATTCGTTTCGTGTCGCAAGACACGTCGGGCGCCATGCCGGATACCGTGATTGCGATGTTGCAGGCCCGGCTCCAGCGGCTCGAGCCCGAACTGCGCCGGATGCTTCGCGCGGCCAGCGTGTACGGTGCGACGTTTTGGCGAGCCGGACTCATTCCGCTGCTCGGCGAGCACGATTCGGGGGCGAGCATCGACCACCGGCTCGAGACGCTGCTCGATCAGGAGCTCCTCGTGCGCAATGTCACCAGCCGGTTCGTCGGAGATACGCAATATTCGTTTCGGCACGTGCTGCTGCGGGAGGCCGCCCACGGCACACTGACCGACTCGGATCGCGCGGCGGGTCATCGCGCCGCCGCCGCCTTTCTCGAATCGATGGGCGAACGCGATCCCGGCGTTCTCGCGGAGCATTTCGCCCTCGGTGGCGACGCGGCGCGGGCGGCGGAGTACTACGCGCGGGCGGCGACCGAAGCCATCAACTACAACGAGCTGGCGGCTGCGGGGCGCCTCTCCGAGCGGGGACTCGCCGGCGGCGCGACGGGAACCGTGCTCGGAGCGCTCCTGACCGCGCGCGGACGTGTGGACTTCTTCGCCTACGATCATCCGAGCGCCCGCGCGCGCCTTCAAGAAGCGCTGTCGCTCCTCCGCCCTGGGACCGACGACTGGTGGCTCGCCGCCGGCACCTTGATCTTGGTGACGACCGCCCTCCTTCGTTGGGACGAAGCCCTGCACCTGGGCGACGAGTTGCGGACGGCGCCTTGCGAACCCGAGGCGGCGTCGATGCGCATGCGGGCCATGTGCTCGTTGGTCATGAAGCTGGTTTGGTCCGGACAACATGCGAAGATCGCGCCCTACCTCGCGCACGCGGATGCGTGGATCGATTCCCTCGAAGAGCCCCATGGGAGAGCCTGGTGGGAGCTCGCGCACGTGGTCGACGACTTGTGCTCTCAACCGAATCCCTGGGCGGCCTCGATGGCGGGCGCGCGCGCCGAAGCGCTGCTCGAGCAGGCGGAATTTCTGCGCCTTCTGGCGTTCGTGCGGGTCTTTCGAGGCCACGCCCTCGTTCATCTCGGCAGCTTCGACGCGGGCGAGCCGAAGCTGCGCGCCGCCTTCGAGGTGGCGCGCCGCAAACGCGAACCGTGGCTCCTCTCGGTGGCGGTGCCGTACCTCGCGCTGGCCCTCATCGAGAAAGGGGATCCCGCGTCGATCGACGAAGCTTGGAGCATCCTTCGCGCGTTCTTGGAAGGCCCGGGCGATCCCAGCATGCAGGGCCATGCCCAAAGCCTCTTGGCCGAGATTCACCTCGGGCGCGGCGAGCTCGAGCCCGCCGAACGGCTCGCGCGACGCGCGCTGGACATGATCTCGGAGTTCGTGGTGCTCCGGCCCCATGCCGATGCCGTGCTGACCCACGTCCTCCGGCACAGCGGTCGCCATGCCGAAGCCTGCACGCACGCCGATACCGCGATCGCCTGGGTCGATGGGATCGGCGGCTGCGGCACCTTCGAGGTGCGCCTTCGATGGGCCGCGTTCGAGGCGCACGCGGCCGCGGGCAGCCCAGAGGCCCCGCGCATTTTGCAGGCCGCCGTCGAACACGTGCACGCGCGTGCCGACGGGATCCCCGATGCGCGCGTTCGCGAGCGCTTCCTGACGGAGGATCCGACCAACCGACGCGTCTTCGAGGAAGCGCGAAAATTGCTAGGAATCTAAACGATAGCGGACGGCTTACCGACTCGAGGTTGCCATGGAACTCAAGACCGTCTTCGCAGGACGGTTCATCATCGAAGAGCTCGCGGGGACCGGCGGCATGGGCGTCGTGTACCGCGCGCGCGATCAGCAGCGCGATGGATCCACGGTCGCGCTCAAGGTGCTCTCGTCCACGGCGTACGTGCGACATCTCCACGAGCGATTCACGCGCGAGGCCGATGTCCTCTCGCAACTGCGTCATCCGGGGATCGTTTCGTACATCGACCATGGAACCACGCCGCAGGGGGAGCCTTACCTCGTGATGGAGTGGCTCGAAGGTGAAGACCTGGACCACCGCCTGGCCCGGCAAGGTCTCACCCTTCCGGAAACGGTGACCGTGTTTCGACGGGTCGCCGATGCGCTTTCCGCCGCGCATCGGCATGGGATCGTGCACCGCGATCTCAAGCCGGAGAATATCTTCCTGGTCGGCGGCCACCTGGACAAGGTCTCGCTCCTCGACTTCGGCGTGGCGCGGCTGGTTTCCTCCGAGCTCACCGCACACGGTCTGGCCGTGGGAACCCCCTTGTACATGGCGCCGGAGCAAGCGCGCGGCGATCGAAATGTCGGTCCGAGCGCCGACGTGTTCACGCTCGGGTGCGTGATGTTCGAGTGCCTGACCGGGCGAATGCCCTTCGCGGGAAGTCACACCTCGCTCATCCTGGCGAGCATCCTCCTTCAGGAAGCACCGCGCCTGCGCACCCTGCGGCCGACGATGCCGGAAGACGTGGACGATCTGCTCGCACGGATGCTCGCCAAGGACCCCGAGGAGCGGCCGAAGGATGCGAGTGCACTCCTGCAAGAGCTCCTCGCGCTCGGGCCGCTCTCGGACGTGCCTGCGCCCGCGGGGCCTCCGAGCACGCGACGTTCGTTCGCACCGCCGTCACGCCCTTTGAGCGAGGAACAGCAGCTCGTGAGCGTCGTCGTATCCATCGACGAGAACACGCGCCTCCGTTCCCTGACGGTGGGTGAGGAAGAGCCCACGGAGCCGTCCCCCCGCGCGGCCCTCGCCGATGCCGTGCGTGGGCGTTATGGGGCGCGCGTCGAGCTGCTCCTCGACGGGTCGATGATTGCCATTCTCGCGCAAACGGAGCGGATGACGGCCACCGAGCAAGCGGTGCAGGCCGCGCGTTGCGCGCTCTTCACCCGCGAAGTCGAACCCTCGTTCCGGGTGGCGGTGACGACCGGACGAGGCGTCGTGGGTGCGCATCTGCCGAGCGGGGAAGCCATCGACCGGGCGGGCTCGTTCCTTCGAACCCTCGCGCGGTTGGAGCCGCCGCCGTCATCGAGTGGCGTGTGGCTCGACGAGGTCACGGCGCAGCTCCTCGATGCGTGTTTTCAAGTGGGCCGA encodes:
- a CDS encoding protein kinase, which produces MSVDKLELKTIFAGRFLVEDVAGTGGMAVVYRARDQKRGNAPVALKVLRRLGHVLRVHERFAREAFVLSRLQHPGIVSYIDHGITPQGDAFLVMEWLEGESLRQRLNRAGLSLVETVTLFRGIVDALSVAHRHGIVHRDLKPENIFLRGGRAERVSLLDFGVARLISSELTSSGLALGTPLYMAPEQARGETIGPSADVFALGCVMFQCLTGRVLFEGSHPTVVMAGILLNEAPALCSVRPSMPKDLEMLLARMLAKDPQQRPKDASALLEALNQLAPTSDEPAPDRASAPAVPLSNEQQLVSIILSLAPAPAEGKAFHPPLADALRSRFGARVEELVDGSMIATLAQTESMTATDQAVQAARCALFLREESPLQRIVLTTGRGIVGEHLPGGEVMDRASELVRRSQSSAPPSTGGIWVDDITAQLLDARFRTSRTESGVCLLRAERTTEENRLLLGKPTPCIGRHRELAQLQMLLAECCEDSVARLAVVLAPPGIGKSHLRREFVRHVQQDPARTVEVWLGRSDPTRAGAPYGLLWDALRRLIDVHDGGELTAQRSRLRERVRRHVPAGEAQFVTEFLGELCRIPFPSETSPKLRTARTQSGTMADQVSEAFVAFVRAESAAHPVLLVLEDLHWGDGLTVRLVDDMLRECSDRPVMVLALARPEVEAHHPKLWAERKREDLRLDGLTKKASTQLVTRVLGTRVSPDVVERIVEQAGGNALFLEELIRFVSQDTSGAMPDTVIAMLQARLQRLEPELRRMLRAASVYGATFWRAGLIPLLGEHDSGASIDHRLETLLDQELLVRNVTSRFVGDTQYSFRHVLLREAAHGTLTDSDRAAGHRAAAAFLESMGERDPGVLAEHFALGGDAARAAEYYARAATEAINYNELAAAGRLSERGLAGGATGTVLGALLTARGRVDFFAYDHPSARARLQEALSLLRPGTDDWWLAAGTLILVTTALLRWDEALHLGDELRTAPCEPEAASMRMRAMCSLVMKLVWSGQHAKIAPYLAHADAWIDSLEEPHGRAWWELAHVVDDLCSQPNPWAASMAGARAEALLEQAEFLRLLAFVRVFRGHALVHLGSFDAGEPKLRAAFEVARRKREPWLLSVAVPYLALALIEKGDPASIDEAWSILRAFLEGPGDPSMQGHAQSLLAEIHLGRGELEPAERLARRALDMISEFVVLRPHADAVLTHVLRHSGRHAEACTHADTAIAWVDGIGGCGTFEVRLRWAAFEAHAAAGSPEAPRILQAAVEHVHARADGIPDARVRERFLTEDPTNRRVFEEARKLLGI